A part of Patagioenas fasciata isolate bPatFas1 chromosome 28, bPatFas1.hap1, whole genome shotgun sequence genomic DNA contains:
- the TNS2 gene encoding tensin-2 isoform X4 produces the protein MKPPGAVGTLLRALGRRDRTDTPPAPHSFREKTFRRGGACAACREPLGPQGLVCRVCKVTSHKKCETKVTSPCQALPPPELRRNTAPPARRSEHLGSTKSLNSPRQRNTLPRSCSLEQVLERRFECDLTYVTERILSLRFPAALDEPRYRGHLRDVAHMLASRHRDRYMLFNLSEKRRDITRLHPKVQDFGWPDLHAPPLDMLCSICKALEAWLRAHPQHVAVLHCKGSKGKTGVVVAAYMHYSKVSASADQALGTLMMRKFFEEKVAAALQPSQRRYIAYFGGLLSGSIRMNSSPLFLHHVLLPALRRFEPGHGFQPFLKIYQSLQLVYTSGVYSISGPGPQSLCVNLEPALLLKGDVMVKCYHRRARGAGRHAVFRAQFHTCTLQGARLRLRKDELDGACGDERFPPDATVEFIFSSGPEKIKGWESLRSPPSVTVDLSVGDPAVRWDSYEGFNLHHQDSLEDLSHTRGPLDGSPYARVQKQRAPSPWSPGWDSDPPTPPDGGPGTPQSRPPPPTAAERQELERLLGGFGVREGPPGDRETPILEDEHPSSPPCSTPVPHGSTAPYGTPTSYGTPTSHGSPASHGTPTFQGTPASHGSPTSRGTPISHGTTASHGSPTFQGSPSSHGTPISYGTTAPYGSPTSHVSLTPYGTPISHGTPIPQGTPTSHESPTPYGSPTFLGSPASHGSPTFYGTPTPYGSQISHGTPTSYGSPTSHGTPMSHGTPTSYGSLMSHGTPTFQGTPASHRTTALYGPPAPHSPPAPPLCRRASLAPPCSCHPRYGAEGGLGGPGGGEKRGVQRSLSEGLPPCGYGRRGGGCLLLEELPPPCPCPDCQGPPPICGVHLERGGERWGGSPRPSAPGEALEPPPCPRCGRAGSGGGRGPPRDPYGNVGYDPPALEAREGYGIPGQPDPPERRSPGEGGPWRGTPEVPPPLHQPPRDPDPPSTLRGGPAEPPPPSSAHGSAGEVPGSPTPAFPPPTAYCAPPSPQPPLPEKRHPPAPGGPRDRASPPQTHSSPGGGAPACQGPPEPDAPTGVTFVQDTSKFWYKPGLSRDQAVSLLKGRPPGAFLVRLSSSFPGAYGLALKVAAPPPRCRPPHNGDPQEQLVRHFLIETGPRGVKIKGCPDEPHFGSLPALVLQHSITPISLPCALRIPSKDLLEETLEGPGPPNMSTAADLLRQGAACSVRFLGSVETESLTGPQAVAKAVGSALGGLPRPPPCTVHFKVSAQGITLTDSQRKLFFRRHYPVSSVTFCSTDPQERRWTNPDGTTSKIFGFVAKVAGGPGGGNACHLFAELDPEQPASAIVTFVTKVLLGTHRK, from the exons ATGAAGCCCCCGGGCGCGGTGGGGACGCTGCTGCGGGCGCTCGGTCGCCGCGATCGCACCGACACG cccCCCGCACCCCACAGCTTCCGGGAGAAGACGTTCCGGCGGGGGGGGGCCTGTGCCGCCTGCCGGGAGCCCCTCGGTCCCCAGGGCCTCGTCTGCAGAG TGTGCAAGGTCACCAGCCACAAGAAATGCGAGACCAAG GTGACGTCCCCGTGCCAAGCGCTGCCCCCCCCCGAGCTG AGGAGGAACACGGCCCCCCCCGCGCGCCGCAGCGAGCACCTG ggcTCCACCAAGTCCCTCAACAGCCCCCGGCAGCGGAACACGCTGCCCAG GAGCTGCAGCCTGGAGCAGGTGCTGGAGCGGCGGTTCGAGTGCGACCTGACCTACGTGACCGAGCGGATCCTGAGCCTGCGCTTCCCGGCCGCGCTGGACGAGCCGCGCTACCGCGGGCACCTGCGCGACGTGGCGCACATGCTGGCGTCCCGGCACCGCGACCGCTACATG ctgttcaacCTCTCTGAGAAGCGCCGGGACATCACCCGCCTGCACCCCAAG GTGCAGGATTTCGGGTGGCCAGACCTGCACGCGCCCCCCCTGGACATGCTGTGCTCCATCTGCAAGGCGCTGGAGGCCTGGCTGCGCGCCCACCCCCAGCATGTGGCCGTGCTGCACTGCAAg GGCAGTAAAGGCAAGACGGGCGTCGTCGTGGCCGCGTACATGCACTACAGCAAGGTGTCCGCCAG TGCTGACCAGGCCCTGGGGACCCTGATGATGAGGAAATTCTTCGAGGAGAAGGTGGCGGCGGCGCTGCAGCCGTCCCAGCGCAG GTACATCGCCTATTTCGGGGGGCTGCTCTCGGGGAGCATCCGCATGAACAGCAGCCCCCTGTTCCTGCACCACGTGCTGCTGCCCGCGCTGCGCCGCTTCGAGCCCGGACACG GCTTCCAGCCCTTCCTGAAGATCTACCAGTCCCTGCAGCTCGTCTACACCTCGGGGGTCTA cagcatCTCCGGCCCCGGCCCCCAGAGCCTCTGCGTCAACCTGGAGCCCGCGCTGCTGCTCAAGGGGGACGTGATG GTGAAGTGCTACCACCGGCGCGCGCGCGGCGCGGGGCGGCACGCGGTGTTCCGCGCGCAGTTCCACACCTGCACCCTGCAGGGGGCGCGGCTGCGCCTGCGCAAGGACGAGCTGGACGGCGCCTGCGGGG ACGAGCGCTTCCCCCCGGACGCCACGGTCGAGTTCATCTTCTCCTCCGGCCCCGAGAAGATCAAAG ggTGGGAGTCCCTGCGCAgcccccccagtgtcaccgtcGACCTGAGCGTCGGGGACCCCGCCGTGCGCTGGGACTCGTACGAGGGGTTCAACCTGCACCACCAGGACAGCCTGGAGG ATCTGTCGCACACGCGGGGGCCGCTGGACGGCAGCCCCTACGCCCGGGTGCAGAAGCAGCGGGCGCCCAGCCCCTGGAGCCCCGGGTGGGACAGcgaccccccgacccccccggacggcggccccgggaccccccagagccggccgcccccccccaccgccgccgagcggcaggagctggagCGGCTGCTGGGGGGGTTCGGGGTGCGGGAGGGGCCCCCCGGGGACAGGGAGACCCCGATTCTGGAGGACGAgcaccccagcagccccccctgcAGCACCCCCGTACCCCACGGGAGCACGGCACCCTATGGCACCCCCACATCCTATGGCACCCCAACGTCCCATGGCTCCCCAGCGTCCCACGGAACCCCAACATTCCAGGGGACCCCAGCATCCCATGGGTCCCCAACTTCCCGTGGGACCCCGATATCCCACGGGACCACAGCGTCCCATGGGTCCCCAACATTCCAGGGGTCTCCATCGTCCCATGGGACCCCAATATCCTATGGGACCACAGCACCCTATGGGTCCCCAACATCCCATGTGTCCCTGACACCCTATGGGACCCCAATATCCCATGGGACCCCAATACCCCAGGGAACCCCAACATCCCATGAGTCCCCAACACCCTATGGGTCCCCAACATTCCTTGGGTCTCCAGCTTCCCATGGGTCCCCAACATTCTATGGGACCCCTACACCGTACGGGTCCCAAATATCCCATGGGACCCCAACATCCTATGGGTCCCCAACATCCCAtgggaccccaatgtcccacGGGACCCCAACATCCTACGGGTCCCTGATGTCCCACGGGACCCCAACATTCCAGGGGACCCCAGCATCCCATAGGACCACAGCTCTCTatggccccccagcaccccacagccccccggcccctccgctTTGCCGCCGGGCCAGCCTGGCCCccccctgctcctgccacccCCGCTATGGGGCCGAGGGCGGCCTGGGAGGGCCCGGGGGGGGCGAGAAGCGGGGGGTGCAGCGCTCGCTCTCCGAGGGGCTCCCCCCGTGTGGCTACGGGCGCCGGGGGGGGGGCTGcctgctgctggaggagctgcccCCCCCCTGCCCCTGCCCGGACTGCCAGGGCCCCCCCCCGATTTGTGGGGTGCACCTGGAGCGGGGGGGTGAGCGCTGGGGGGGGTCCCCCCGCCCCTCGGCCCCCGGCGAAGCGCTGgagccccccccgtgtccccgctgcgGCCGCGCCGGGTCGGGGGGGggacggggacccccccgggacccctacGGCAACGTGGGCTACGACCCCCCCGCGCTGGAGGCCCGTGAGGGCTACGGGATCCCCGGGCAGCCCGACCCCCCCG AGCGCAGGAGCCCGGGCGAGGGGGGGCCCTGGCGCGGGACCCCTGAGGTGCCCCCCCCGCTGCAccagcccccccgggaccccgacccccccagcaccctccgGGGGGGCCCCGCCGAGCCGCCCCCCCCCAGCAGCGCCCACGGGAGCGCGGGGGAGGTGCCGGGCTCCCCCACCcccgccttccccccccccaccgccTACtgcgcccccccctccccgcagcccccccTGCCCGAGAAGCgccacccccccgccccggggggtcCCCGAGACCGCGCgtcccccccccaaacacacagCTCCCCGGGCGGGGGCGCCCCCGCGTGCCAGGGCCCCCCCGAGCCGGATGCGCCCACGGGCGTCACTTTCGTGCAAGACACGTCCAAGTTCTGGTACAAACCCGGGCTGTCCCGGGACCAAG CCGTGTCCCTGCTCAAGGGCCGCCCCCCCGGCGCGTTCCTGGTTCGGCTCAGCAGCAGCTTCCCCGGCGCCTACGGGCTGGCGCTCAAGGTGGCCGCGCCCCCCCCGCGCTGCCGGCCCCCCCACAACG gggaCCCCCAGGAGCAGCTGGTCCGGCATTTCCTGATCGAGACGGGACCCCGGGGGGTGAAGATCAAGGGGTGTCCGGACGAGCCCCATTTCG GCAGCCTGCCGGCGCTGGTGCTGCAGCACTCCATCACCCCCATCTCGCTGCCCTGCGCCCTGCGCATCCCCAGCAAAG ACCTCCTGGAGGAGACTCTGGAGGGGCCCGGCCCCCCCAACATGAGCACGGCGGCCGATTTGCTGCGCCAGGGAGCCG cctgcagcgtgcGCTTCCTGGGCTCGGTGGAGACGGAGTCGCTGACGGGGCCCCAGGCCGTGGCCAAGGCCGTGGGCAGCGCCCTGGGGGGGCTCCCCCGGCCGCCCCCCTGCACCGTCCACTTCAAGGTGTCGGCCCAGGGCATCACCCTCACGGACAGCCAGCGCAA gctgTTCTTCCGCCGTCACTACCCGGTCAGCAGCGTCACCTTCTGCAGCACGGACCCCCAGGAGCGCAG GTGGACGAACCCCGATGGCACCACCTCTAA GATCTTCGGCTTCGTGGCCAAAgtggcgggggggccggggggcggcaaCGCGTGCCACCTGTTCGCGGAGCTGGACCCCGAGCAGCCGGCCAGCGCCATCGTCACCTTCGTCACCAAGGTCCTGCTGGGCACCCACCGCAAGtga
- the TNS2 gene encoding tensin-2 isoform X1 — translation MKPPGAVGTLLRALGRRDRTDTPPAPHSFREKTFRRGGACAACREPLGPQGLVCRVCKVTSHKKCETKVTSPCQALPPPELRALPPQRRNTAPPARRSEHLGSTKSLNSPRQRNTLPRSCSLEQVLERRFECDLTYVTERILSLRFPAALDEPRYRGHLRDVAHMLASRHRDRYMLFNLSEKRRDITRLHPKVQDFGWPDLHAPPLDMLCSICKALEAWLRAHPQHVAVLHCKGSKGKTGVVVAAYMHYSKVSASADQALGTLMMRKFFEEKVAAALQPSQRRYIAYFGGLLSGSIRMNSSPLFLHHVLLPALRRFEPGHGFQPFLKIYQSLQLVYTSGVYSISGPGPQSLCVNLEPALLLKGDVMVKCYHRRARGAGRHAVFRAQFHTCTLQGARLRLRKDELDGACGDERFPPDATVEFIFSSGPEKIKGWESLRSPPSVTVDLSVGDPAVRWDSYEGFNLHHQDSLEDLSHTRGPLDGSPYARVQKQRAPSPWSPGWDSDPPTPPDGGPGTPQSRPPPPTAAERQELERLLGGFGVREGPPGDRETPILEDEHPSSPPCSTPVPHGSTAPYGTPTSYGTPTSHGSPASHGTPTFQGTPASHGSPTSRGTPISHGTTASHGSPTFQGSPSSHGTPISYGTTAPYGSPTSHVSLTPYGTPISHGTPIPQGTPTSHESPTPYGSPTFLGSPASHGSPTFYGTPTPYGSQISHGTPTSYGSPTSHGTPMSHGTPTSYGSLMSHGTPTFQGTPASHRTTALYGPPAPHSPPAPPLCRRASLAPPCSCHPRYGAEGGLGGPGGGEKRGVQRSLSEGLPPCGYGRRGGGCLLLEELPPPCPCPDCQGPPPICGVHLERGGERWGGSPRPSAPGEALEPPPCPRCGRAGSGGGRGPPRDPYGNVGYDPPALEAREGYGIPGQPDPPERRSPGEGGPWRGTPEVPPPLHQPPRDPDPPSTLRGGPAEPPPPSSAHGSAGEVPGSPTPAFPPPTAYCAPPSPQPPLPEKRHPPAPGGPRDRASPPQTHSSPGGGAPACQGPPEPDAPTGVTFVQDTSKFWYKPGLSRDQAVSLLKGRPPGAFLVRLSSSFPGAYGLALKVAAPPPRCRPPHNGDPQEQLVRHFLIETGPRGVKIKGCPDEPHFGSLPALVLQHSITPISLPCALRIPSKDLLEETLEGPGPPNMSTAADLLRQGAACSVRFLGSVETESLTGPQAVAKAVGSALGGLPRPPPCTVHFKVSAQGITLTDSQRKLFFRRHYPVSSVTFCSTDPQERRWTNPDGTTSKIFGFVAKVAGGPGGGNACHLFAELDPEQPASAIVTFVTKVLLGTHRK, via the exons ATGAAGCCCCCGGGCGCGGTGGGGACGCTGCTGCGGGCGCTCGGTCGCCGCGATCGCACCGACACG cccCCCGCACCCCACAGCTTCCGGGAGAAGACGTTCCGGCGGGGGGGGGCCTGTGCCGCCTGCCGGGAGCCCCTCGGTCCCCAGGGCCTCGTCTGCAGAG TGTGCAAGGTCACCAGCCACAAGAAATGCGAGACCAAG GTGACGTCCCCGTGCCAAGCGCTGCCCCCCCCCGAGCTG CGCGCTCTGCCCCCCCAGAGGAGGAACACGGCCCCCCCCGCGCGCCGCAGCGAGCACCTG ggcTCCACCAAGTCCCTCAACAGCCCCCGGCAGCGGAACACGCTGCCCAG GAGCTGCAGCCTGGAGCAGGTGCTGGAGCGGCGGTTCGAGTGCGACCTGACCTACGTGACCGAGCGGATCCTGAGCCTGCGCTTCCCGGCCGCGCTGGACGAGCCGCGCTACCGCGGGCACCTGCGCGACGTGGCGCACATGCTGGCGTCCCGGCACCGCGACCGCTACATG ctgttcaacCTCTCTGAGAAGCGCCGGGACATCACCCGCCTGCACCCCAAG GTGCAGGATTTCGGGTGGCCAGACCTGCACGCGCCCCCCCTGGACATGCTGTGCTCCATCTGCAAGGCGCTGGAGGCCTGGCTGCGCGCCCACCCCCAGCATGTGGCCGTGCTGCACTGCAAg GGCAGTAAAGGCAAGACGGGCGTCGTCGTGGCCGCGTACATGCACTACAGCAAGGTGTCCGCCAG TGCTGACCAGGCCCTGGGGACCCTGATGATGAGGAAATTCTTCGAGGAGAAGGTGGCGGCGGCGCTGCAGCCGTCCCAGCGCAG GTACATCGCCTATTTCGGGGGGCTGCTCTCGGGGAGCATCCGCATGAACAGCAGCCCCCTGTTCCTGCACCACGTGCTGCTGCCCGCGCTGCGCCGCTTCGAGCCCGGACACG GCTTCCAGCCCTTCCTGAAGATCTACCAGTCCCTGCAGCTCGTCTACACCTCGGGGGTCTA cagcatCTCCGGCCCCGGCCCCCAGAGCCTCTGCGTCAACCTGGAGCCCGCGCTGCTGCTCAAGGGGGACGTGATG GTGAAGTGCTACCACCGGCGCGCGCGCGGCGCGGGGCGGCACGCGGTGTTCCGCGCGCAGTTCCACACCTGCACCCTGCAGGGGGCGCGGCTGCGCCTGCGCAAGGACGAGCTGGACGGCGCCTGCGGGG ACGAGCGCTTCCCCCCGGACGCCACGGTCGAGTTCATCTTCTCCTCCGGCCCCGAGAAGATCAAAG ggTGGGAGTCCCTGCGCAgcccccccagtgtcaccgtcGACCTGAGCGTCGGGGACCCCGCCGTGCGCTGGGACTCGTACGAGGGGTTCAACCTGCACCACCAGGACAGCCTGGAGG ATCTGTCGCACACGCGGGGGCCGCTGGACGGCAGCCCCTACGCCCGGGTGCAGAAGCAGCGGGCGCCCAGCCCCTGGAGCCCCGGGTGGGACAGcgaccccccgacccccccggacggcggccccgggaccccccagagccggccgcccccccccaccgccgccgagcggcaggagctggagCGGCTGCTGGGGGGGTTCGGGGTGCGGGAGGGGCCCCCCGGGGACAGGGAGACCCCGATTCTGGAGGACGAgcaccccagcagccccccctgcAGCACCCCCGTACCCCACGGGAGCACGGCACCCTATGGCACCCCCACATCCTATGGCACCCCAACGTCCCATGGCTCCCCAGCGTCCCACGGAACCCCAACATTCCAGGGGACCCCAGCATCCCATGGGTCCCCAACTTCCCGTGGGACCCCGATATCCCACGGGACCACAGCGTCCCATGGGTCCCCAACATTCCAGGGGTCTCCATCGTCCCATGGGACCCCAATATCCTATGGGACCACAGCACCCTATGGGTCCCCAACATCCCATGTGTCCCTGACACCCTATGGGACCCCAATATCCCATGGGACCCCAATACCCCAGGGAACCCCAACATCCCATGAGTCCCCAACACCCTATGGGTCCCCAACATTCCTTGGGTCTCCAGCTTCCCATGGGTCCCCAACATTCTATGGGACCCCTACACCGTACGGGTCCCAAATATCCCATGGGACCCCAACATCCTATGGGTCCCCAACATCCCAtgggaccccaatgtcccacGGGACCCCAACATCCTACGGGTCCCTGATGTCCCACGGGACCCCAACATTCCAGGGGACCCCAGCATCCCATAGGACCACAGCTCTCTatggccccccagcaccccacagccccccggcccctccgctTTGCCGCCGGGCCAGCCTGGCCCccccctgctcctgccacccCCGCTATGGGGCCGAGGGCGGCCTGGGAGGGCCCGGGGGGGGCGAGAAGCGGGGGGTGCAGCGCTCGCTCTCCGAGGGGCTCCCCCCGTGTGGCTACGGGCGCCGGGGGGGGGGCTGcctgctgctggaggagctgcccCCCCCCTGCCCCTGCCCGGACTGCCAGGGCCCCCCCCCGATTTGTGGGGTGCACCTGGAGCGGGGGGGTGAGCGCTGGGGGGGGTCCCCCCGCCCCTCGGCCCCCGGCGAAGCGCTGgagccccccccgtgtccccgctgcgGCCGCGCCGGGTCGGGGGGGggacggggacccccccgggacccctacGGCAACGTGGGCTACGACCCCCCCGCGCTGGAGGCCCGTGAGGGCTACGGGATCCCCGGGCAGCCCGACCCCCCCG AGCGCAGGAGCCCGGGCGAGGGGGGGCCCTGGCGCGGGACCCCTGAGGTGCCCCCCCCGCTGCAccagcccccccgggaccccgacccccccagcaccctccgGGGGGGCCCCGCCGAGCCGCCCCCCCCCAGCAGCGCCCACGGGAGCGCGGGGGAGGTGCCGGGCTCCCCCACCcccgccttccccccccccaccgccTACtgcgcccccccctccccgcagcccccccTGCCCGAGAAGCgccacccccccgccccggggggtcCCCGAGACCGCGCgtcccccccccaaacacacagCTCCCCGGGCGGGGGCGCCCCCGCGTGCCAGGGCCCCCCCGAGCCGGATGCGCCCACGGGCGTCACTTTCGTGCAAGACACGTCCAAGTTCTGGTACAAACCCGGGCTGTCCCGGGACCAAG CCGTGTCCCTGCTCAAGGGCCGCCCCCCCGGCGCGTTCCTGGTTCGGCTCAGCAGCAGCTTCCCCGGCGCCTACGGGCTGGCGCTCAAGGTGGCCGCGCCCCCCCCGCGCTGCCGGCCCCCCCACAACG gggaCCCCCAGGAGCAGCTGGTCCGGCATTTCCTGATCGAGACGGGACCCCGGGGGGTGAAGATCAAGGGGTGTCCGGACGAGCCCCATTTCG GCAGCCTGCCGGCGCTGGTGCTGCAGCACTCCATCACCCCCATCTCGCTGCCCTGCGCCCTGCGCATCCCCAGCAAAG ACCTCCTGGAGGAGACTCTGGAGGGGCCCGGCCCCCCCAACATGAGCACGGCGGCCGATTTGCTGCGCCAGGGAGCCG cctgcagcgtgcGCTTCCTGGGCTCGGTGGAGACGGAGTCGCTGACGGGGCCCCAGGCCGTGGCCAAGGCCGTGGGCAGCGCCCTGGGGGGGCTCCCCCGGCCGCCCCCCTGCACCGTCCACTTCAAGGTGTCGGCCCAGGGCATCACCCTCACGGACAGCCAGCGCAA gctgTTCTTCCGCCGTCACTACCCGGTCAGCAGCGTCACCTTCTGCAGCACGGACCCCCAGGAGCGCAG GTGGACGAACCCCGATGGCACCACCTCTAA GATCTTCGGCTTCGTGGCCAAAgtggcgggggggccggggggcggcaaCGCGTGCCACCTGTTCGCGGAGCTGGACCCCGAGCAGCCGGCCAGCGCCATCGTCACCTTCGTCACCAAGGTCCTGCTGGGCACCCACCGCAAGtga